The following is a genomic window from Pan paniscus chromosome 6, NHGRI_mPanPan1-v2.0_pri, whole genome shotgun sequence.
agatcgagaccatcctggctaacacggtgaaaccccgtctctactaaaaatacaaaaaattagccgggcgtggtgatgcatgcctgtagtcccagctactcgggaggctgaggcaggagaatggagtgaacccgggaggcggagcttgcagtgagccgagatcgcgccactgcactccagcctgggtgacagagcgagactccgtctcaaaaaaaaaaaaaaaaagagtcataagACTCCCAACTTTTGGACAtttatatcagtttttaaaaaaattgttatataaacatatactaaTTCTTCTATattatacacatttaaaatgtaacagATGAGTTGatgaaataagttttaaaatatttcattggtTAACACTGCAAAATGCTTTTTTGCTCTTAAAAAAGGGCTTAGAGCAAAgtgagaaacattttttaaaatcatggttCAACATTTTCTGAAGTTCAGTTGAAAGTTCAgtttagggctgggtgcggtggctcaggcctgtaatcccagcactttgggaggccaaggcgggcagatcacgaggtcaagagattgagaccatcctggccaacatggtgaaaccctgtctctactaaaaatacaacaaaattagctgggtgtggtggcgtgtgcctgtagtcccagctactcaggaggctcagacaggagaatcgcttgaatttgggagatggaggttgcagtgaaccgagattgcaccactgcactccagcctggcgacccagcaagactccgtttcaaaaaaaaaaaaaaagttcagtttaTTCTGATACTTACTTTTAATGACATTCATAACTGCCAGGAGTACCTCTCAAAAACAGGCAAATCCAAGTGGATTAGGTGCCTCCTTGCAGTTACCGCTTTTTAAATAGATCCAAACCCGCTGAAAATCTTCATCTAGAAGACTTGTGAACAGGTCAGAGGATGATTTCCCGGCACAGACAACAGTGCTCTCATGAGGACAGGCATTGTCTGGGAGCACAAAACCTGAAGTGTGTGAGCTGCAGTGTGTGGTGATGGGCTGGGGGGTTGCCTCTCTTCCCTCAGGATACTGATCGTATTCCAGGGGAATCATGACTTACAATGTTTTTATCTACACTTGATCTtggccaaaaggccaagaagcgaTACTGTGTTTTTGTCTTAAAAggttagaatttttatttctgctgCACAACATCTGTGGATACTTTTTTGTGCACGCCCCACCCTGACAGGCTCAGCTGTGAAGGGTTCATGCCAGCAAGCCCCCTGCCGGCTGTCCAGGACAGTCCAGGGCTCTGGCTTCTCAGCAGCACCTCCCACTGGCCAGGCCCAGGCGAGGCTGGACAAGCTGAGGCCAGCTTAGGTAGCAGGCATGGAGGCCTTTGCCCAGCCTGGTAAGTGATGCAGAGCAGTGCTTTTCAGGGGTGGCActgtagggtccagccctactAGGTCTGTGGGTTTTTCTCCTCGTGTGCGGAGATGAGAGATGGTAGAAAtgaagacacaagacaaagagacagaagaaaagacagctgggcccgggggaccactaccacctaGACGCGGAGACCAGTAGTGGCCCTGAATGCCTGACCGCGCTGCTATTTATTGTATACAAggcaaaaggggcagggtaaggagtgcgAGTCATCTCTATCGATAGATAAGGTCACATGAGTCACGTGTCCACCAGACAGGGGTCTTTACCTTTTAGGTAGCCGAGgcggagagagagaggacagcttACGTCATTACTTCTTCTATGCTCTTCTCAGAAAGATCAAAGACTAATACTTTCACTAATTCTGCTACTGCCATCTAGAAGGTGGAGCCAGGTGTACAGAGCGGAACATGAAAGTGAAACAGGAGGGTGActgctgaagcacagcatcacagggagacggttaggcctccggatggCTGTGGGCAGGCCTGACCGATGTCAGGCCTtccacaagaggtggtggagcaGCGTCTTCTCTAActcccccagggaaagggagactccctttccccgTCTGCTAAGTAAGTTATCTTCCCAGGCACTGGCACCACTGCTAGACCAAGGTCTGCTAAGTAACcggtgccttcccaggcactggcattAACCGCTAGACCAGGGAGCCCTCTAGTGGCCCTGTCCGGGCGTGACAGAGGTTCACACTCCTgccttctggtcacttctcaccgtgtcccttcagctcctatctctgtatggcctggtttttcctaggttataatTGTAGAAcaaagattattataatattggaataaagagttaTGCTATAAACTAATGATTagtaatatatataatcataGCTATAATCTATTTCTAGTATCACTATTCTTAttctatgtattttctttattatactggaacagcttgtgccctcggtctcttgccttggCAGCTGGGTGGCTTGCCTCCCACATGGCGCTGCTGGGCATTGTCTGTTAATATTGAATAATTGTTTTAAGATTATTTTCAATAAGGCTTTACCTTTTTTAACTTGCACTGTGGCCATGAGCTCGGCCGGAAGTGACTGTTGGTGTTATCTCCTGAGTTATAAAGtgaagggatttttctttttcagattactGAGCGTCTTCAGTTACTAGGTAAGTCACCCCATCCTTATAACTCCAGGTGACACTGACCGGGGTTTATGGGATGAAAGAGGAGTGTGTGCTTGGATGATGGGGTGTGATAGTGAAGGGGTGAAAGGTTTCTTCTCACACATAGACATCGTGAGGTCTTCCTTGAGCTCTTTAGAGCCTTCCCTCCGGATAGGATGAAATACTGAGATCCTAGAAAGGATTCACAAAACGTGTCACTCATCAGCGCAGATTCACCGATTCACCCCTAGATGTGTGTGGGATTTGGATGGCAGAGAGAAACAGGCACTGAAGATTTTTGGTCAGGACAGGGCAGAGAAATAAGAAGAGTTGAAAATTCACCAAAGGATAGATAAACCCGGGGCGTTTAGAGAAAACCTGTAGTGTGCAAAGGAGCCCAGAATCCTGGGGATACTTGGAGGGAAATATACTTAATTTGATTCACTAAGTTAGGCCCAGTGAAGGGATTGGGTGGCATAGGTAGAAGCcgaaaaataaattatcttgtaTTGCTGGAGTAGCCTCTGTTTCTGAGGTCACATCCGAACTTAGCGAGGCAGCTTAACCTGGTGAGAGACATGGGTTCAACTCCCGGCTTCTGCACTGCCAGGGCAGAGGACTGCTGTTTGCTGACACAATCTTGGTGCGTTGGAAGTGAAAGGGAAGAGGCACTGGTGGCTGTGCTTTGGGCCCGAGCAGCCAGAAGCCAGTTGCCATCACCTATGACGAGGAGACAGCGCCTGGGGCAGAGCCCAGTATGGGGTGCGTTCAGGGTAGATCAGGAGGTATGAGTGGGTAGTGGGCGAGCCAGGCTGGGGGTTGTGGGGGAGGCCTGCATTGCAGGTGTAAGCGTGGGACCCACATCAGATTGGTAGTGGGTCATGCACGCTGGGCTGGCTCTCAGGTCCTCCCTGCTGGCTTCCCACTCCCAGGGGCTTTCTCCTCCCAGATTCCTTAGCTGGGTGAGGGGCAGGACAGAGCCCTTTCCTAGGGAAGCCCGGCACCCCTTGCTGTCCGGGGAAGGGGAGTCCTTCTAGCCCCTGACAGCTTCTCTGCCCCTCCCCTGGCCTCCCCAGGCCTAGCCAGGGCTGGGTTCTCACCCACCTGTGCCGCCCTGCCTTGTTACCCGGAAGCACAGCCTTGGGGACTAAGTGGGCCCTCACTGTCACTTTAAGAAGGGAATCAGCCACTTTGTGCTCACCACCTCTGGGGAAGGTgtgagaggagagaaggaagtggCTGTTTGGCTGCTGACAACATGAAGACTTCCTGCGATGAGAACAGAGGCACAGGTGCTGGCCCTGCAGCCCCCAGAACCTGGACTGGAGGGGGCCATGGGGCACCGGACCCTGGTCCTGCCCTGGGTGCTGCTGACCTTGTGTGTCACTGCGGGTGAGTGCCGGCAccagagaggggcaggggctgcagggagggtgATGTAGGACGACAGCCCACCGACCTTGCTGCTGTTCCACAGGGACCCCGGAGGTGTGGGTGCAAGTTCGGATGGAGGCCACCGAGCTCTCGTCCTTCACCATCCGTTGTGGGTTCCTGGGGTCTGGCTCCATCTCCCTGGTGACTGTGAGCTGGGGAGGCCCCGACGGTGCTGGGGGGACCACGCTGGCTGTGTTGCACCCAGAACGTGGCATCCGGCAATGGGCCCCTGCTCGCCAGGCCCGCTGGGAAACCCAGAGCAGCGTCTCTCTCATCCTGGAAGGCTCTGGGGCCAGCAGCCCCTGCGCCAACACCACCTTCTGCTGCAAGTTTGCATCCTTCCCTGAGGGCTCCTGGGAGGCCTGTGGGAGCCTCCCGCCCAGCTCAGACCCAGGTGGGGCTGGGGCGAGGggtccaggagggcagggaggggctcGGGAACTGGCCACCCATCTGATTCTTGTCTCCGTGTCCAGGGCTCTCTGCCCCGCCGACTCCTGCCCCCATTCTGCGGGCAGACCTGGCCGGGATCTTGGGGGTCTCAGGAGTCCTCCTCTTTGGCTGTGTCTACCTCCTTCATCTGCTGCGCCGACAGAAGCACCGGTGAGACCTGGTCCCTGTCCACATCCCCCTGACACTGGGCTGGCCACATGCCCTGCAGAGCTCTGACCATCCTCGCtctctcccagccctgcccctaGGCTCCAGCCGTCCCGCACCAGCCCCCAGGCACCGAGAGCACGAGCATGGGTGAGGAGGGGACCTGCTTTGGGGATGAGGtgacaggggcaggggcaggggggcCAGGGCTGGGCCCAAGCTGTGCAGACTCACTTGACCCTCCTTCCCCCGCGCAGGCAGCAAGCCAGGCCTCCCAGGCTGCTCTTCACGTCACTTATGCCACTATCAACACCAGCTGCCGCCCAGCTACTTTGGACACAGCTCACCCCCATGGGGGGCCGTCCTGGTGGGCGTCACTCCCCACCCACGCTGCACACCGGCCCCAGGGCCCTGCCGCCTGGGCCTCCACACCCATCCCTGCACGTGGCAGCTTTGTCTCTGTTGAGAATGGACTCTACGCTCAGGCAGGGGAGAGGCCTCCTCACACTGGTCCCGGCCTCACTCTTTTCCCTGACCCTCGGGGGCCCAGGGCCATGGAAGGACCCTTAGGAGTTCGATGAGAGAGACCATGAGGCCACTGGGCTTTCCCCCTCCCAGGCCTC
Proteins encoded in this region:
- the PVRIG gene encoding transmembrane protein PVRIG encodes the protein MRTEAQVLALQPPEPGLEGAMGHRTLVLPWVLLTLCVTAGTPEVWVQVRMEATELSSFTIRCGFLGSGSISLVTVSWGGPDGAGGTTLAVLHPERGIRQWAPARQARWETQSSVSLILEGSGASSPCANTTFCCKFASFPEGSWEACGSLPPSSDPGLSAPPTPAPILRADLAGILGVSGVLLFGCVYLLHLLRRQKHRPAPRLQPSRTSPQAPRARAWAASQASQAALHVTYATINTSCRPATLDTAHPHGGPSWWASLPTHAAHRPQGPAAWASTPIPARGSFVSVENGLYAQAGERPPHTGPGLTLFPDPRGPRAMEGPLGVR